From Paracoccus suum, the proteins below share one genomic window:
- the rplM gene encoding 50S ribosomal protein L13 has product MKTYTAKPADIDKKWILIDAEGVVLGRLAVIVATRLRGKHKATFTPHMDMGDNVIIINADKVQMTGNKRDDKRYYWHTGHPGGIKFRTARQVLEGAHPERVVTKAVERMISRNKLGKQQMTNLRVYAGAEHPHEAQQPEVLDVKSMNAKNTRSA; this is encoded by the coding sequence ATGAAAACCTATACCGCCAAGCCTGCGGACATCGACAAGAAGTGGATCCTGATTGACGCCGAGGGCGTCGTTCTGGGCCGCCTCGCCGTCATCGTCGCCACCCGTCTGCGCGGCAAGCACAAAGCCACTTTCACGCCGCACATGGACATGGGCGACAACGTGATCATCATCAACGCCGACAAGGTGCAGATGACCGGCAACAAGCGCGACGACAAGCGCTACTACTGGCACACCGGCCATCCGGGCGGGATCAAGTTCCGCACCGCCCGCCAAGTGCTGGAAGGCGCCCACCCCGAGCGCGTCGTGACCAAAGCCGTCGAGCGCATGATCAGCCGCAACAAGCTGGGCAAGCAGCAGATGACCAACCTGCGCGTCTATGCCGGCGCCGAGCATCCGCACGAAGCCCAGCAGCCCGAAGTTCTGGACGTCAAGTCCATGAACGCCAAGAACACCCGGAGCGCGTGA
- a CDS encoding PaaI family thioesterase, which yields MVRMDAAALNAFLASDFPQVANDYRVEAVDEAGLICRMIAGPQHLRPGGTVSGPSMFGLVDLAVYLLILSRIGPVGLAVTTNASIDFMRKPRAGRDLLVETRLLKLGRSLAVADGLVRAEGDEAILARASMTYSIPPRDR from the coding sequence ATGGTGCGGATGGACGCGGCGGCGCTGAACGCCTTTCTGGCGAGCGATTTTCCGCAAGTGGCGAATGACTACCGGGTCGAGGCCGTGGATGAGGCGGGACTGATCTGCCGGATGATCGCAGGACCGCAGCATCTGCGGCCGGGTGGGACAGTCTCGGGGCCGTCGATGTTCGGGCTGGTGGACCTGGCGGTCTACCTGCTGATCTTGTCGCGCATCGGGCCGGTGGGTCTGGCGGTGACGACCAACGCCTCGATCGACTTTATGCGCAAGCCTAGGGCCGGCCGCGATCTGCTGGTCGAGACGCGCCTTTTGAAGCTGGGGCGCAGCTTGGCCGTGGCCGACGGATTGGTTCGCGCCGAAGGGGACGAGGCAATCCTGGCCCGGGCCTCGATGACCTACTCGATCCCGCCGCGAGACCGCTAA